A segment of the Epinephelus fuscoguttatus linkage group LG23, E.fuscoguttatus.final_Chr_v1 genome:
tgctgatgtttgtgaagccactgatGTAGTTGTTACAGATGGGGTAGATTCTGTCGAAGTTGCTGACTGTGTGGTTACAACTGTGCTCTGTGTTGGTCTTTGTGTTGGTGAAACCACAGATGTTGTACtttgtgttggtgttgttgATGATTCCACTGTGGGTAGAATagattgtgtctgtgttgttgtggaatcagtgtgtgttgtgaatGTTGTTTCCACAGGTGGTGTAGTTAGTGATGTTGTAGTCACTGATCcactgtgtgttgatgtgttttggATCGCTGTTGGTTCAGCAGTGTGCATTGCAGTTGTGGgttgttctgttgttaatgatgctgatgttgatgtttgtgatgtgGCTGATTCTGTTGTTACAGATGGTACAGCCTCTGCTGAAGTTGCTGATTGTGTAGTTACAGCTGTAACTTGTGTTGGTGTTGTTGATGATTCTATTGTGAGTGAAGACGAttgtgttggtgttgttgtggACACCGTTTCCACAGATCCTCTAGTTTGTGTTGTCAATGTTGTTGGCATAGATGGTGTAGTTTGTATTGTTGATGTAATTGCTGTGGgttgttctgttgttaatgatgctgatgttgatgtttgtgatgtgtCTGGTTCTGTTGTCACAGATCTTGTAGTTTGTGCTGATTGTGTGGTTACAGCTATCATTTGCGTAGGTCTTTGTGTCAGTGAAACCACAGATGGTGTAGTTTGTGTTGATGTCGTTGCTGCTTCTGTTGTGAGTGGAACAGATTGTGTCGGTGCAGCTGTGGATAAATTTTGTGTTGTGAATGTTGTTGGCATAGATGGTGTGGTTTGTACTGTTGTAGTCATTGCTGTGGgttgttctgttgttaatgatgctgatgttgtttgTGAAGTCACTGATGTAGTTGTTACAGGTGGCACAGCATCTGTTGAAGTTCCTGATTGTGTGCGTACAACTGTAATTTGTGATGGTGTTGTAGACTCTGTGGTGAGTGGAATAGATTGTGATGGAGCAGCTGTGGAAAGAGTTTGTGTTGTGAATGCTGTTGGCAAAGGTGAtgtagtttgtgttgttgtagtcactGATCCACTATGCGTTGATGTGTTGTGAATTGCTGTTGGTTCATTAGTATGTCTTTCAGTTGTAGGTTGTTCTGTTGTTGATGATTCTATTGTGGATGGAATAGATTGTCTTGTTGTTGTAAATGCTGTTTCCACAGATGGTGTAGTTTGTATTGTTGTAGTCATTGCTGTGGgttgttctgttgttaatgatgctgatgtttgtgaagccactgatGTAGTTGTTACAGATGGGGTAGATTCTGTTGAAGTTGCTGACTGTGTGGTTACAACTGTGGTCTGTGTTGGTCTTTGTGTTGGTGAAACCACAGATGTTGTACTTTGTGTTGGTGTTGATGGTTCTACTGTGGGTAGAATagattgtgtctgtgttgttgtggaATCAGCGTGTGTTGTGAATGATCCACTGTGAATTGCTCTTGGTTCATCAGTATGTCTTACAGTTGTGGGTTGTTCTGTCGTTGATGATAAAGTAGGTCTTTGTAATGTGGCTGATTCTGTTGTTACAGACGCTGTACTTTGTGCCGTTTGAGAGGTTACAACTgtaatttgtgtttgtctttgtgttggtGAAACCGCGGACAAGGTGGTTTGTGTTGCCATTGTTGCTGATTCTGTTGTAAGTGGAACAGATTGTGTCGGTGCAGCTGTGGAcacagtttgtgttgttgtaacTGATCCACTAGGTGTTGATGTGCCGTGCATTGCTGTTGGTTCAGCAGTGTGCATTGCAGTTGTGGgttgttctgttgttaatgaTGCTGATGTTTGTGAAGTCAATGATTGAGCTGTTACGGATAGTGCAGCTTCTACTGAAGTTGTTGACTGTGTGGTCGCAGTTGTAATCTGGGTTGGTCTGTGTGCTGGTGAAACCGTGGATGCTGTGCTTTGTGTTGGTGTTAATGATCGTATTGTGAGTGGAACAGATTGTGTCGGTGCAGCTGTGGAAACAGTTTGTGTTGTGATCGTTGTTGGCCTAGATAGTGGTGTTTGTATTGTTGTAGTTGTTGCTGTGGGTTGTTCTGTTGTTAAAGACAAAGATGCTGTATTTTGTGTAGGTGTTGTTGATGATTCTGTTGTGGATTGAATAGACTGTGTCGTTGTTGTTGACACTGTTCCACAGATGGTGTAGTTTGTATTGTTGTAGTCATTGCTGTGGgttgttctgttgttaatgatgctgatgtttgtgaagccactgatGTAGTTGTTACAGATGGGGTAGATTCTGTTGAAGTTGCTGACTGTGTGGTTACAACTGTGCTCTGTGTTGGTCTTTGTGTTGGTGAAACCACAGATGTTGTACtttgtgttggtgttgttgATGATTCCACTGTGGGTAGAATagattgtgtctgtgttgttgtggaatcagtgtgtgttgtgaatGTTGTTTCCACAGGTGGTGTAGTTAGTGATGTTGTGGTCACTGATCcactgtgtgttgatgtgttttggATCGCTGTTGGTTCAGCAGTGTGCATTGCAGTTGTGGgttgttctgttgttaatgatgctgatgttgatgtttgtgatgtgGCTGATTCTGTTGTTACAGATGGTACAGCCTCTGCTGAAGTTGCTGATTGTGTAGTTACAGCTGTAACTTGTGTTGGTGTTGTTGATGATTCTGTTGTGAGTGAAGACGAttgtgttggtgttgttgtggACACCGTTTCCACAGATCCTCTAGTTTGTGTTGTCAATGTTGCTTCCACAGATGGTGTAGTTTGTATTGCTGATGTAATTGCTGTGGgttgttctgttgttaatgatgctgatgttgatgtttgtgatgtgtCTGGTTCTGTTGTCACAGATCTTGTAGTTTGTGCTGATTGTGTGGTTACAGCTATCATTTGCGTAGGTCTTTGTGTCAGTGAAACCACAGATGGTGTAGTTTGTGTTGATGTCGTTGCTGCTTCTGTTGTGAGTGGAACAGATTGTGTCGGTGCAGCTGTGGATAGAGTTTGTGTTGTGAATGTTGTTGGCATAGATGGTGTGGTTTGTACTGTTGTAGTCATTGCTGTGGgttgttctgttgttaatgatgctgatgttgtttgTGAAGTCACTGATGTAGTTGTTACAGGTGGCACAGCATCTGTTGAAGTTGCTGATTGTGTGCGTACAACTGTAATTTGTGATGGTGTTGTAGACTCTGTGGTGAGTGGAATAGATTGTGATGGAGCAGCTGTGGAAAGAGTTTGTGTTGTGAATGCTGTTGGCAAAGGTGGtgtagtttgtgttgttgtagtcactGATCCACTATGCGTTGATGTGTTGTGAATTGCTGTTGGTTCATTAGTATGTCTTTCAGTTGTAGGTTGTTCTGTTGTTGATGATTCTATTGTGGATGGAATAGATTGTCTTGTTGTTGTAAATGCTGTTTCCACAGATGGTGTAGTTTGTATTGTTGTAGTCATTGCTGTGGgttgttctgttgttaatgaCACTGACgtttgtgaagccactgatGTAGTTGTTACAGATGGGGTAGATTCTGTTGAAGTTGCTGACTGTGTGGTTACAACTGTGGTCTGTGTTGGTCTTTGTGTTGGTGAAACCACAGATGTTGTACTTTGTGTTGGTGTTGATGGTTCTACTGTGGGTAGAATagattgtgtctgtgttgttgtggaATCAGCGTGTTGTGAATGATCCACTGAATTGCTCTTGGTTCATCAGTATGTCTTACAGTTGTGGGTTGTTCTGTCGTTGATGATAAAGTAGGTCTTTGTAATGTGGCTGATTCTGTTGTTACAGACGCTGTACTTTGTGCCGTTTGAGAGGTTACAACTgtaatttgtgtttgtctttgtgttggtGAAACCGCGGACAAGGTGGTTTGTGTTGCCATTGTTGCTGATTCTGTTGTGAGTGGAACAGATTGTGTCGGTGCAGCTGTGGAcacagtttgtgttgttgtaacGGATCCACTAGGTGTTGATGTGCTGTGCATTGCTGTTGGTTCAGCAGTGTGCATTGCAGTTGTGGgttgttctgttgttaatgaTGCTGATGTTTGTGAAGTCAATGATTGGGCTGTTACGGATAGTGCAGCTTCTACTGAAGTTGTTGACTGTGTGGTCGCAGTTGTAATCTGGGTTGGTCTGTGTGCTGGTGAAACCGTGGATGCTGTGCTTTGTGTTGGTGTTAATGATCGTATTGTGAGTGGAACAGATTGTGTCGGTGCAGCTGTGGAAACAGTTTGTGTTGTGATCGTTGTTGGCCTAGATAGTGGTGTTTGTATTGTTGTAGTTGTTGCTGTGGGTTGTCCTGTTGTTAAAGACAAAGATGCTGTATTTTGTGTAGGTGTTGTTGATGATTCTGTTGTGGATTGAATAGACTGTGTCGTTGTTGTTGACACTGTTCCCACAGATGGTGTAGTTTGTATTGTTGTAGTCATTGCTGTGGgttgttctgttgttaatgatgctgatgtttgtgaagccactgatGTAGTTGTTACAGATGGGGTAGATTCTGTTGAAGTTGCTGACTGTGTGGTTACAACTGTGCTCTGTGTTGGTCTTTGTGTTGGTGAAACCACAGATGTTGTACtttgtgttggtgttgttgATGATTCCACTGTGGGTAGAATagattgtgtctgtgttgttgtggaatcagtgtgtgttgtgaatGTTGTTTCCACAGGTGGTGTAGTTAGTGATGTTGTAGTCACTGATCcactgtgtgttgatgtgttttggATCACTGTTGGTTCAGCAGTGTGCAGTGCAGTTGTGGgttgttctgttgttaatgatgctgatgttgatgtttgtgatgtgGCTGATTCTGTTGTTACAGATGGTACAGCCTCTGCTGAAGTTGCTGATTGTGTAGTTACAGCTGTAACTTGTGTTGGTGTTGTTGATGATTCTGTTGTGAGTGAAGACGAttgtgttggtgttgttgtggACACCGTTTCCACAGATCCTCTAGTTTGTGTTGTCAATGTTGCTTCCACAGATGGTGTAGTTTGTATTGTTGATGTAATTGCTGTGGgttgttctgttgttaatgatgctgatgttgatgtttgtgatgtgtCTGGTTCTGTTGTCACAGATCTTGTAGTTTGTGCTGATTGTGTGGTTACAGCTATCATTTGTGTAGGTCTTTGTGTCAGTGAAACCACAGATGGTGTAGTTTGTGTTGATGTCGTTGCTGCTTCTGTTGTGAGTGGAACAGATTGTGTCGGTGCAGCTGTGGATAGAGTTTGTGTTGTGAATGTTGTTGGCATAGATGGTGTGGTTTGTACTTGTAGTCATTGCTGTGGgttgttctgttgttaatgatgctgatgttgtttgTGAAGTCACTGATGTAGTTGTTACAGGTGGCACAGCATCCGTTGAAGTTCCTGATTGTGTGCGTACAACTGTAATTTGTGATGGTGTTGTAGACTCTGTGGTGAGTGGAATAGATTGTGATGGAGCAGCTGTGGAAAGAGTTTGTGTTGTGAATGCTGTTGGCAAAGGTGGtgtagtttgtgttgttgtagtcactGATCCACTATGCGTTGATGTGTTGTGAATTGCTGTTGGTTCATTAGTATGTCTTTCAGTTGTAGGTTGTTCTGTTGTTGATGATTCTATTGTGGATGGAATAGATTGTCTTGTTGTTGTAAATGCTGTTTCCACAGATGGTGTAGTTTGTATTGTTGTAGTCATTGCTGTGGgttgttctgttgttaatgaCACTGACgtttgtgaagccactgatGTAGTTGTTACAGATGGGGTAGATTCTGTTGAAGTTGCTGACTGTGTGGTTACAACTGTGGTCTGTGTTGGTCTTTGTGTTGGTGAAACCACAGATGTTGTACTTTGTGTTGGTGTTGATGGTTCTACTGTGGGTAGAATagattgtgtctgtgttgttgtggaATCAGCGTGTGTTGTGAATGATCCACTGTGAATTGCTCTTGGTTCATCAGTATGTCTTACAGTTGTGGGTTGTTCTGTCGTGATGATAAAGTAGGTCTTTGTAATGTGGCTGATTCTGTTGTTACAGACGCTGTACTTTGTGCCGTTGAGAGGTTACAACTgtaatttgtgtttgtctttgtgttggtGAAACCGCGGACAAGGTGGTTTGTGTTGCCATTGTTGCTGATTCTGTTGTAAGTGGAACAGATTGTGTCGGTGCAGCTGTGGAcacagtttgtgttgttgtaacTGATCCACTAGGTGTTGATGTGCTGTGCATTGCTGTTGGTTCAGCAGTGTGCATTGCAGTTGTGGgttgttctgttgttaatgaTGCTGATGTTTGTGAAGTCAATGATTGAGCTGTTACGGATAGTGCAGCTTCTACTGAAGTTGTTGACTGTGTGGTCGCAGTTGTAATCTGGGTTGGTCTGTGTGCTGGTGAAACCGTGGATGCTGTGCTTTGTGTTGGTGTTAATGATCGATTGTGAGTGGAACAGATTGTGTCGGTGCAGCTGTGAAACAGTTTGTGTTGTGATCGTTGTTGGCCTAGGTAGTGGTGTTTGTATTGTTGTAGTTGTTGCTGTGGgttgttctgttgttaatgaCAAAGATGCTGTATTTTGTGTAGGTGTTGTTGATGATTCTGTTGTGGATTGAATAGACTGTGTCGTTGTTGTTGACACTGTTCCCACAGATGGTGTAGTTTGTATTGTTGTAGTCATTGCTGTGGgttgttctgttgttaatgatgctgatgtttgtgaagccactgatGTAGTTGTTACAGATGGGGTAGATTCTGTTGAAGTTGCTGACTGTGTGGTTACAACTGTGCTCTGTGTTGGTCTTTGTGTTGGTGAAACCACAGATGTTGTACtttgtgttggtgttgttgATGATTCCACTGTGGGTAGAATagattgtgtctgtgttgttgtggaatcagtgtgtgttgtgaatGTTGTTTCCACAGGTGGTGTAGTTAGTGATGTTGTGGTCACTGATCcactgtgtgttgatgtgttttggATCGCTGTTGGTTCAGCAGTGTGCATTGCAGtgttgttctgttgttaatgatgctgatgttgatgtttgtgatgtgGCTGATTCTGTTGTTACAGATGGTACAGCCTCTGCTGAAGTTGCTGATTGTGTAGTTACAGCTGTAACTTGTGTTGGTGTTGTTGATGATTCTGTTGTGAGTGAAGACGAttgtgttggtgttgttgtggACACCGTTTCCACAGATCCTCTAGTTTGTGTTGTCAATGTTGCTTCCACAGATGGTGTAGTTTGTATTGCTGATGTAATTGCTGTGGgttgttctgttgttaatgatgctgatgttgatgtttgtgatatGGCTGATTCTGTTGTTACAGGTGTAGtttgtgctgattgtgtagttACAGATATAATTTGTgctggtgtttgtgtcagtgAAACCACAGATGGTGAATTTTGTGTAAATGTAGTTGCTGATTCTACTGTGAGTGGAACAGACTGTGTCGGTGCAGCTGTGGACACAGTTTGTGTTGTGAATGTTGTTGGCATAGATGGTGTGGTTTGTACTGTTGTAGTCATTGCTGTGGgttgttctgttgttaatgatgctgatgttgtttgTGAAGTCACTGATGTAGTTGTTACAGGTGGCACAGCATCTGTTGAAGTTGCTGATTGTGTGCGTACAACTGTAATTTGTGATGGTGTTGTAGACTCTGTGGTGAGTGGAATAGATTGTGATGGAGCAGCTGTGGAAAGAGTTTGTGTTGTGAATGCTGTTGGCAAAGGTGGTGTAgtatgttgttgtagtcactgATCCACTATGCGCGTTGATGTGTTGTGAATTGCTGTTGGTTCATTAGTATGTCTTTCAGTTGTAGGTTGTTCTGTTGTTGATGATTCTATTGTGGATGGAATAGATTGTCTTGTTGTTGTAAATGCTGTTTCCACAGATGGTGTAGTTTGTATTGTTGTAGTCATTGCTGTGGgttgttctgttgttaatgaCACTGACgtttgtgaagccactgatGTAGTTGTTACAGATGGGGTAGATTCTGTTGAAGTTGCTGACTGTGTGGTTACAACTGTGGTCTGTGTTGGTCTTTGTGTTGGTGAAACCACAGATGTTGTACTTTGTGTTGGTGTTGATGGTTCTACTGTGGGTAGAATagattgtgtctgtgttgttgtggaATCAGCGTGTGTTGTGAATGATCCACTGTGAATTGCTCTTGGTTCATCAGTATGTCTTACAGTTGTGGGTTGTTCTGTCGTTGATGATAAAGTAGGTCTTTGTAATGTGGCTGATTCTGTTGTTACAGACGCTGTACTTTGTGCCGTTTGAAAGGTTACAACTgtaatttgtgtttgtctttgtgttgatGAAACCGCGGACAAGGTGGTTTGTGTTGCCATTGTTGCTGATTCTGTTGTGAGTGGAACAGATTGTGTCGGTGCAGCTGTGGAcacagtttgtgttgttgtaacGGATCCACTAGGTGTTGATGTGCTGTGCATTGCTGTTGGTTCAGCAGTGTGCATTGCAGTTGTGGgttgttctgttgttaatgaTGCTGATGTTTGTGAAGTCAATGATTGGGCTGTTACGGATAGTGCAGCTTCTACTGAAGTTGTTGACTGTGTGGTCGCAGTTGTAATCTGGGTTGGTCTGTGTGCTGGTGAAACCGTGGATGCTGTGCTTTGTGTTGGTGTTAATGATCGTATTGTGAGTGGAACAGATTGTGTCGGTGCAGCTGTGGAAACAGTTTGTGTTGTGATCGTTGTTGGCCTAGATAGTGGTGTTTGTATTGTTGTAGTTGTTGCTGTGGGTTGTCCTGTTGTTAAAGACAAAGATGCTGTATTTTGTGTAGGTGTTGTTGATGATTCTGTTGTGGATTGAATAGACTGTGTCGTTGTTGTTGACACTGTTCCCACAGATGGTGTAGTTTGTATTGTTGTAGTCATTGCTGTGGgttgttctgttgttaatgatgctgatgtttgtgaagccactgatGTAGTTGTTACAGATGGGGTAGATTCTGTTGAAGTTGCTGACTGTGTGGTTACAACTGTGCTCTGTGTTGGTCTTTGTGTTGGTGAAACCACAGATGTTGTACtttgtgttggtgttgttgATGATTCCACTGTGGGTAGAATagattgtgtctgtgttgttgtggaatcagtgtgtgttgtgaatGTTGTTTCCACAGGTGGTGTAGTTAGTGATGTTGTAGTCACTGATCcactgtgtgttgatgtgttttggATCACTGTTGGTTCAGCAGTGTGCAGTGCAGGgttgttctgttgttaatgatgctgatgttgatgtttgtgatgtgGCTGATTCTGTTGTTACAGATGGTACAGCCTCTGCTGAAGTTGCTGATTGTGTAGTTACAGCTGTAACTTGTGTTGGTGTTGTTGATGATTCTGTTGTGAGTGAAGACGAttgtgttggtgttgttgtggACACCGTTTCCACAGATCCTCTAGTTTGTGTTGTCAATGTTGCTTCCACAGATGGTGTAGTTTGTATTGTTGATGTAATTGCTGTGGgttgttctgttgttaatgatgctgatgttgatgtttgtgatgtgtCTGGTTCTGTTGTCACAGATCTTGTAGTTTGTGCTGATTGTGTGGTTACAGCTATCATTTGTGTAGGTCTTTGTGTCAGTGAAACCACAGATGGTGTAGTTTGTGTTGATGTCGTTGCTGCTTCTGTTGTGAGTGGAACAGATTGTGTCGGTGCAGCTGTGGATAGAGTTTGTGTTGTGAATGTTGTTGGCATAGATGGTGTGGTTTGTACTGTTGTAGTCATTGCTGTGGgttgttctgttgttaatgatgctgatgttgtttgTGAAGTCACTGATGTAGTTGTTACAGGTGGCACAGCATCCGTTGAAGTTCCTGATTGTGTGCGTACAACTGTAATTTGTGATGGTGTTGTAGACTCTGTGGTGAGTGGAATAGATTGTGATGGAGCAGCTGTGGAAAGAGTTTGTGTTGTGAATGCTGTTGGCAAAGGTGGtgtagtttgtgttgttgtagtcactGATCCACTATGTTGATGTGTTGTGAATTGCTGTTGGTTCATTAGTATGTCTTTCAGTTGTAGGTTGTTCTGTTGTTGATGATTCTATTGTGGATGGAATAGATTGTCTTGTTGTTGTAAATGCTGTTTCCACAGATGGTGTAGTTTGTATTGTTGTAGTCATTGCTGTGGgttgttctgttgttaatgaCACTGACgtttgtgaagccactgatGTAGTTGTTACAGATGGGGTAGATTCTGTTGAAGTTGCTGACTGTGTGGTTACAACTGTGCTCTGTGTTGGTCTTTGTGTTGGTGAAACCACAGATGTTGTACTTTGTGTTGGTGTTGATGGTTCTACTGTGGGTAGAATagattgtgtctgtgttgttgtggaATCAGCGTGTGTTGTGAATGATCCACTGTGAATTGCTCTTGGTTCATCAGTATGTCTTACAGTTGTGGGTTGTTCTGTCGTTGATGATAAAGTAGGTCTTTGTAATGTGGCTGATTCTGTTGTTACAGACGCTGTACTTTGTGCCGTTTGAGAGGTTACAACTgtaatttgtgtttgtctttgtgttggtGAAACCGCGGACAAGGTGGTTTGTGTTGCCATTGTTGCTGATTCTGTTGTAAGTGGAACAGATTGTGTCGGTGCAGCTGTGGAcacagtttgtgttgttgtaacTGATCCACTAGGTGTTGATGTGCTGTGCATTGCTGTTGGTTCAGCAGTGTGCATTGCAGTTGTTGgttgttctgttgttaatgaTGCTGATGTTTGTGAAGTCAATGATTGAGCTGTTACGGATAGTGCAGCTTCTACTGAAGTTGTTGACTGTGTGGTCGCAGTTGTAATCTGGGTTGGTCTGTGTGCTGGTGAAACCGTGGATGCTGTGCTTTGTGTTGGTGTTAATGATCGTATTGTGAGTGGAACAGATTGTGTCGGTGCAGCTGTGGAAACAGTTTGTGTTGTGATCGTTGTTGGCCTAGATAGTGGTGTTTGTATTGTTGTAGTTGTTGCTGTGGGTTGTTCT
Coding sequences within it:
- the LOC125884341 gene encoding mucin-5AC-like, coding for MTTTIQTTPSVGTVSTTTTQSIQSTTESSTTPTQNTASLSLTTEQPTATTTTIQTPLSRPTTITTQTVSTAAPTQSVPLTIRSLTPTQSTASTVSPAHRPTQITTATTQSTTSVEAALSVTAQSLTSQTSASLTTEQPTTAMHTAEPTAMHSTSTPSGSVTTTQTVSTAAPTQSVPLTTESATMATQTTLSAVSPTQRQTQITVVTSQTAQSTASVTTESATLQRPTLSSTTEQPTTVRHTDEPRAIHSGSFTTHADSTTTQTQSILPTVEPSTPTQSTTSVVSPTQRPTQSTVVTTQSATSTESTPSVTTTSVASQTSVSLTTEQPTAMTTTIQTTPSVETAFTTTRQSIPSTIESSTTEQPTTERHTNEPTAIHNTST
- the LOC125884339 gene encoding mucin-5AC-like, with product MATQTTLSASNSVDHSQHADSTTTQTQSILPTVEPSTPTQSTTSVVSPTQRPTQTTVVTTQSATSTESTPSVTTTSVASQTSVSLTTEQPTAMTTTIQTTPSVETAFTTTRQSIPSTIESSTTEQPTTERHTNEPTAIHNTSTHSGSVTTTTQTTPPLPTAFTTQTLSTAAPSQSIPLTTESTTPSQITVVRTQSATSTDAVPPVTTTSVTSQTTSASLTTEQPTAMTTTVQTTPSMPTTFTTQTLSTAAPTQSVPLTTEAATTSTQTTPSVVSLTQRPTQMIAVTTQSAQTTRSVTTEPDTSQTSTSASLTTEQPTAITSAIQTTPSVETVSTTTPTQSSSLTTESSTTPTQVTAVTTQSATSAEAVPSVTTESATSQTSTSASLTTEQPTTAMHTAEPTAIQNTSTHSGSVTTTSLTTPPVETTFTTHTDSTTTQTQSILPTVESSTTPTQSTTSVVSPTQRPTQSTVVTTQSATSTESTPSVTTTSVASQTSASLTTEQPTAMTTTIQTTPSVEQ